From Pungitius pungitius chromosome 9, fPunPun2.1, whole genome shotgun sequence, one genomic window encodes:
- the rrp36 gene encoding ribosomal RNA processing protein 36 homolog has product MKGKEKQQQREMTVSKKKKNVAPSSSSSDDEEDSDAERNYALLTGRGRGAEGAEPDVCDEDKEGSDGGTEEEEEEGGEEGPDGDEGPSNSGEADGEEDDEDSGDEDSEASEDGADGDPGDAGGSGEIRTADDIKKELSNMSFEDVMKLQSRVGTKVYNELAYGGGGGSKSRGAARQKRLNKNRPMEISSKRRAPFLRQVVSVKKPTQRDPRFDDLSGEYKPEIFEKTFKFINDIKLREREIIAKKLKKSKNSENKEKLQFLLKRMDNQERARQSREQQRERELRFKREQRERANQGERPYFLKNSEKKKLQLAEKFQELKKSGKLENFLSKKRKRNAGKDRRKLPRQLLNSNSQ; this is encoded by the exons ATGAAGGggaaagagaagcagcagcagcgagagaTGACCgtgtcaaagaagaagaagaacgtggcgccgagcagcagcagcagcgatgaTGAAGAAGACTCCGACGCAGAGAGGAACTACGCTCTGCTCActggaagaggacgaggagctgagggggcggagccagatGTCTGTGACGAGGACAAAGAGGGGTCTGATGGCggcaccgaggaggaggaggaggaaggaggtgaggagggacCAGATGGCGACGAGGGACCATCTAACAGCGGCGAAGCagatggggaggaggacgacgaggacagCGGCGACGAGGACAGCGAGGCCTCAGAGGACGGCGCGGACGGCGATCCGGGGGACGCCGGCGGTAGCGGTGAGATCCGGACGGCGGACGACATTAAGAAAG AACTCTCCAACATGTCCTTCGAGGACGTCATGAAGCTGCAGAGCAGAGTGGGGACCAAAGTTTACAACGAGCTGGCgtacggcggcggcggcggcagcaagAGCCGAGGGGCCGCCAGACAGAAACGGCTGAACAAGAACAG GCCGATGGAGATTTCATCCAAGAGGCGGGCTCCCTTCCTCCGTCAGGTCGTCTCCGTCAAGAAGCCG acGCAGAGAGATCCCCGATTTGACGACCTGTCGGGAGAATACAAACCGGAGATTTTTGAGAAGACGTTTAAATTCATCAACGACATCAAGCtccgagagagagag ATCATCGCGAAGAAGCTGAAGAAGTCCAAGAACAGCGAGAACAAGGAGAAACTGCAGTTCCTCCTGAAGAGGATG gacaaCCAGGAGCGAGCGAGGCAGAGccgagagcagcagagagagagagagctgcggttcaagagggagcagagagagcgAGCCAATCAGGGCGAGCGGCCGTACTTCCTCAAGAACT ctgagaagaagaagctgcagctggCCGAGAAATTCCAGGAGCTCAAGAAGAGCGGCAAGCTGGAGAACTTCCTgagcaagaagaggaagaggaacgcCGGAAAGGACCGCAGGAAGCTTCCCAGACAGCTGCTGAACAGCAACAGCCAGTGa